One Chelonoidis abingdonii isolate Lonesome George chromosome 17, CheloAbing_2.0, whole genome shotgun sequence DNA segment encodes these proteins:
- the PTPDC1 gene encoding protein tyrosine phosphatase domain-containing protein 1 isoform X2 has translation MAAGVLLRNELPYCSLVKSSAYLSTMSSGNSRRPTAKYTKVGERLRHVIPGHMQCSMACGGRACKYENPGRWSDQEQAIKGLYSSWITDNILAMARPSTEIIEKYNIIEQFQRCDIKTVINLQRPGEHASCGNPLEQESGFTYLPEAFMEDGIYFYNFGWKDYGVASLTTILDMVKVMAFALQEGRVAVHCHAGLGRTGVLIACYLVFATRMTADQAILFVRAKRPNSIQTRGQLVCVREFTQFLIPLRNVFACCEPKAHAVTLSQYLIRQRHLLHGYESRHLKYVPKLIHLVCKLLLDLAENRQVIEEELLDIPDLSSEIEEAVSQLDSTQLDKELTRQNSDTSEPFSHSVVGNVTFETQDSVFSHEHKYDPLWKRRNVECLQPLTHSKRRLSYSDSDLRRTAFLLEQGETPWTVPAQVPFFDQLKQQNTREHFLSSGIQSPQLDLNKEALVRSTFIFWSQGKFSLDGQNNFYTKKSPKEVQRSKTFSSGFERVHNDREARTSKCSFAKDIGHRKKRETNVYGRRVCASEDSDNSALEEKSSIGYESQDSKDLLEAVPYIVLQSELSLDARRILAAKALANLNEFMDEEKVKQKVEMWQKELNSRDGAWDRICAERDPFVLCSLMWSWIEQLKEPVITKEDIDMLSKKCTESPETLNLLAKEQYQTILCIFHCVVNLQTIPADVEEALLTRAIKAFTKMSLDSENGPQVYNTLRKVFKQILEAKRKEAKKETDNLS, from the exons GAAATTCAAGGCGTCCAACCGCAAAATATACTAAGGTAGGGGAACGCCTTCGCCATGTCATTCCTGGTCATATGCAGTGTTCGATGGCATGTGGTGGACGTGCTTGCAAGTATGAAAACCCAGGTCGATGGAGTGACCAAGAGCAAGCTATTAAAGGACTTTACTCTTCCTG gaTAACAGATAATATATTGGCCATGGCTCGACCCTCAACAGAAATTATTGAGAAGTATAACATTATTGAGCAGTTTCAAAG GTGTGACATAAAAACAGTAATTAACCTTCAGCGTCCTGGGGAGCATGCTAGCTGTGGCAACCCGCTGGAACAAGAAAGTGGCTTTACCTACCTTCCTGAAGCTTTCATGGAGGATGGAA tttatttttataattttggatGGAAGGATTATGGCGTGGCATCTCTCACTACTATACTGGATATGGTAAAAGTGATGGCTTTTGCCTTGCAGGAAGGGAGGGTAGCTGTTCATTGTCATGCAGGACTTGGCCGAACAG GTGTTTTGATAGCTTGTTACTTAGTTTTTGCAACAAGAATGACTGCAGATCAAGCAATTCTTTTTGTTAGGGCAAAAAGGCCTAATTCTATTCAAACCAGAGGACAGTTAGTATGTGTAAGAGAATTCACTCAATTTTTGATCCCTCTAAGAAATGTGTTTGCTTGCTGCGAGCCCAAAGCACATGCAGTTACTCTGTCCCAGTATCTGATCCGTCAGAGGCATCTGCTCCATGGTTATGAGAGTAGACATCTCAAGTATGTGCCAAAACTTATTCATCTAGTCTGCAAGCTGCTGTTGGACTTGGCTGAAAACAGGCAAGTGATAGAGGAGGAATTATTAGATATACCAGATCTCTCTTCTGAAATTGAAGAGGCTGTTTCTCAGTTGGACTCTACACAGCTAGATAAAGAGTTAACAAGACAGAACAGTGACACATCAGAGCCATTCTCCCACTCAGTAGTGGGAAATGTCACTTTTGAAACCCAGGATTCTGTTTTCTCCCATGAACACAAATATGATCCTCTTTGGAAGAGGCGGAATGTTGAATGCCTTCAGCCTTTGACTCATTCAAAAAGACGTCTAAGCTATAGTGACTCAGATTTAAGGAGAACTGCATTTCTCCTGGAACAAGGAGAAACTCCATGGACAGTGCCTGCACAAGTACCATTCTTTGACCAACTTAAGCAGCAGAACACTAGGGAACATTTTCTCTCTTCAGGCATTCAGTCTCCTCAGCTGGATTTAAACAAAGAGGCCTTAGTTCGTAGTACATTTATTTTCTGGAGTCAAGGTAAATTCAGTTTAGATGGACAAAACAATTTCTATACAAAAAAATCGCCAAAAGAAGTGCAGCGTAGTAAAACCTTTTCCTCAGGTTTTGAACGTGTACATAATGACAGGGAAGCAAGAACATCAAAATGTAGTTTTGCAAAGGACATTGGTCACAGAAAGAAGCGAGAGACTAATGTATATGGCAGAAGAGTTTGTGCATCTGAGGACTCTGATAATTCTGCTTTAGAAGAAAAATCATCTATTGGATATGAAAGTCAAGATAGTAAAGATCTATTGGAAGCAGTTCCATACATTGTTTTGCAATCAGAATTAAGTCTGGATGCACGAAGAATTTTGGCAGCTAAAGCCCTTGCAAATCTTAATGAATTTATGGATGAGGAGAAAGTGAAACAGAAGGTAGAAATGTGGCAG aaaGAACTGAATTCTCGAGATGGAGCTTGGGATAGAATTTGTGCCGAGAGAGATCCTTTTGTCCTTTGCAGCTTGATGTGGTCCTGGATAGAGCAACTAAAAGAACCTGTTATAACCAAAGAGGATATTGACATGTTGTCAAAAAAATGCACAGAATCACCAGAAACTCTTAACTTACTAGCAAAG GAACAATATCAGACTATTCTTTGTATTTTCCATTGTGTAGtgaatttgcagacaataccagcTGATGTGGAGGAAGCCTTACTTACCCGGGCCATTAAAGCTTTCACTAAG ATGAGTTTggattctgaaaatggaccacaGGTTTACAACACTCTGAGAAAAGTATTTAAACAAATACTGGAAGCAAAAAGAAAGGAGGCCAAAAAAGAAACAGATAACCTCTCTTGA
- the PTPDC1 gene encoding protein tyrosine phosphatase domain-containing protein 1 isoform X1: MEGSPRRRSAVNIFSNFFQGRRHSSSDPFLRILQRRRSSVVEVLSSSTHRVMVAISSVSPAELNATFPEKKRNSRRPTAKYTKVGERLRHVIPGHMQCSMACGGRACKYENPGRWSDQEQAIKGLYSSWITDNILAMARPSTEIIEKYNIIEQFQRCDIKTVINLQRPGEHASCGNPLEQESGFTYLPEAFMEDGIYFYNFGWKDYGVASLTTILDMVKVMAFALQEGRVAVHCHAGLGRTGVLIACYLVFATRMTADQAILFVRAKRPNSIQTRGQLVCVREFTQFLIPLRNVFACCEPKAHAVTLSQYLIRQRHLLHGYESRHLKYVPKLIHLVCKLLLDLAENRQVIEEELLDIPDLSSEIEEAVSQLDSTQLDKELTRQNSDTSEPFSHSVVGNVTFETQDSVFSHEHKYDPLWKRRNVECLQPLTHSKRRLSYSDSDLRRTAFLLEQGETPWTVPAQVPFFDQLKQQNTREHFLSSGIQSPQLDLNKEALVRSTFIFWSQGKFSLDGQNNFYTKKSPKEVQRSKTFSSGFERVHNDREARTSKCSFAKDIGHRKKRETNVYGRRVCASEDSDNSALEEKSSIGYESQDSKDLLEAVPYIVLQSELSLDARRILAAKALANLNEFMDEEKVKQKVEMWQKELNSRDGAWDRICAERDPFVLCSLMWSWIEQLKEPVITKEDIDMLSKKCTESPETLNLLAKEQYQTILCIFHCVVNLQTIPADVEEALLTRAIKAFTKMSLDSENGPQVYNTLRKVFKQILEAKRKEAKKETDNLS; the protein is encoded by the exons ACTTTTCCTGAGAAAAAAA GAAATTCAAGGCGTCCAACCGCAAAATATACTAAGGTAGGGGAACGCCTTCGCCATGTCATTCCTGGTCATATGCAGTGTTCGATGGCATGTGGTGGACGTGCTTGCAAGTATGAAAACCCAGGTCGATGGAGTGACCAAGAGCAAGCTATTAAAGGACTTTACTCTTCCTG gaTAACAGATAATATATTGGCCATGGCTCGACCCTCAACAGAAATTATTGAGAAGTATAACATTATTGAGCAGTTTCAAAG GTGTGACATAAAAACAGTAATTAACCTTCAGCGTCCTGGGGAGCATGCTAGCTGTGGCAACCCGCTGGAACAAGAAAGTGGCTTTACCTACCTTCCTGAAGCTTTCATGGAGGATGGAA tttatttttataattttggatGGAAGGATTATGGCGTGGCATCTCTCACTACTATACTGGATATGGTAAAAGTGATGGCTTTTGCCTTGCAGGAAGGGAGGGTAGCTGTTCATTGTCATGCAGGACTTGGCCGAACAG GTGTTTTGATAGCTTGTTACTTAGTTTTTGCAACAAGAATGACTGCAGATCAAGCAATTCTTTTTGTTAGGGCAAAAAGGCCTAATTCTATTCAAACCAGAGGACAGTTAGTATGTGTAAGAGAATTCACTCAATTTTTGATCCCTCTAAGAAATGTGTTTGCTTGCTGCGAGCCCAAAGCACATGCAGTTACTCTGTCCCAGTATCTGATCCGTCAGAGGCATCTGCTCCATGGTTATGAGAGTAGACATCTCAAGTATGTGCCAAAACTTATTCATCTAGTCTGCAAGCTGCTGTTGGACTTGGCTGAAAACAGGCAAGTGATAGAGGAGGAATTATTAGATATACCAGATCTCTCTTCTGAAATTGAAGAGGCTGTTTCTCAGTTGGACTCTACACAGCTAGATAAAGAGTTAACAAGACAGAACAGTGACACATCAGAGCCATTCTCCCACTCAGTAGTGGGAAATGTCACTTTTGAAACCCAGGATTCTGTTTTCTCCCATGAACACAAATATGATCCTCTTTGGAAGAGGCGGAATGTTGAATGCCTTCAGCCTTTGACTCATTCAAAAAGACGTCTAAGCTATAGTGACTCAGATTTAAGGAGAACTGCATTTCTCCTGGAACAAGGAGAAACTCCATGGACAGTGCCTGCACAAGTACCATTCTTTGACCAACTTAAGCAGCAGAACACTAGGGAACATTTTCTCTCTTCAGGCATTCAGTCTCCTCAGCTGGATTTAAACAAAGAGGCCTTAGTTCGTAGTACATTTATTTTCTGGAGTCAAGGTAAATTCAGTTTAGATGGACAAAACAATTTCTATACAAAAAAATCGCCAAAAGAAGTGCAGCGTAGTAAAACCTTTTCCTCAGGTTTTGAACGTGTACATAATGACAGGGAAGCAAGAACATCAAAATGTAGTTTTGCAAAGGACATTGGTCACAGAAAGAAGCGAGAGACTAATGTATATGGCAGAAGAGTTTGTGCATCTGAGGACTCTGATAATTCTGCTTTAGAAGAAAAATCATCTATTGGATATGAAAGTCAAGATAGTAAAGATCTATTGGAAGCAGTTCCATACATTGTTTTGCAATCAGAATTAAGTCTGGATGCACGAAGAATTTTGGCAGCTAAAGCCCTTGCAAATCTTAATGAATTTATGGATGAGGAGAAAGTGAAACAGAAGGTAGAAATGTGGCAG aaaGAACTGAATTCTCGAGATGGAGCTTGGGATAGAATTTGTGCCGAGAGAGATCCTTTTGTCCTTTGCAGCTTGATGTGGTCCTGGATAGAGCAACTAAAAGAACCTGTTATAACCAAAGAGGATATTGACATGTTGTCAAAAAAATGCACAGAATCACCAGAAACTCTTAACTTACTAGCAAAG GAACAATATCAGACTATTCTTTGTATTTTCCATTGTGTAGtgaatttgcagacaataccagcTGATGTGGAGGAAGCCTTACTTACCCGGGCCATTAAAGCTTTCACTAAG ATGAGTTTggattctgaaaatggaccacaGGTTTACAACACTCTGAGAAAAGTATTTAAACAAATACTGGAAGCAAAAAGAAAGGAGGCCAAAAAAGAAACAGATAACCTCTCTTGA
- the PTPDC1 gene encoding protein tyrosine phosphatase domain-containing protein 1 isoform X3 — protein sequence MEGSPRRRSAVNIFSNFFQGRRHSSSDPFLRILQRRRSSVVEVLSSSTHRVMVAISSVSPAELNATFPEKKRNSRRPTAKYTKVGERLRHVIPGHMQCSMACGGRACKYENPGRWSDQEQAIKGLYSSWITDNILAMARPSTEIIEKYNIIEQFQRCDIKTVINLQRPGEHASCGNPLEQESGFTYLPEAFMEDGIYFYNFGWKDYGVASLTTILDMVKVMAFALQEGRVAVHCHAGLGRTGVLIACYLVFATRMTADQAILFVRAKRPNSIQTRGQLVCVREFTQFLIPLRNVFACCEPKAHAVTLSQYLIRQRHLLHGYESRHLKYVPKLIHLVCKLLLDLAENRQVIEEELLDIPDLSSEIEEAVSQLDSTQLDKELTRQNSDTSEPFSHSVVGNVTFETQDSVFSHEHKYDPLWKRRNVECLQPLTHSKRRLSYSDSDLRRTAFLLEQGETPWTVPAQVPFFDQLKQQNTREHFLSSGIQSPQLDLNKEALVRSTFIFWSQGKFSLDGQNNFYTKKSPKEVQRSKTFSSGFERVHNDREARTSKCSFAKDIGHRKKRETNVYGRRVCASEDSDNSALEEKSSIGYESQDSKDLLEAVPYIVLQSELSLDARRILAAKALANLNEFMDEEKVKQKVEMWQEQYQTILCIFHCVVNLQTIPADVEEALLTRAIKAFTKMSLDSENGPQVYNTLRKVFKQILEAKRKEAKKETDNLS from the exons ACTTTTCCTGAGAAAAAAA GAAATTCAAGGCGTCCAACCGCAAAATATACTAAGGTAGGGGAACGCCTTCGCCATGTCATTCCTGGTCATATGCAGTGTTCGATGGCATGTGGTGGACGTGCTTGCAAGTATGAAAACCCAGGTCGATGGAGTGACCAAGAGCAAGCTATTAAAGGACTTTACTCTTCCTG gaTAACAGATAATATATTGGCCATGGCTCGACCCTCAACAGAAATTATTGAGAAGTATAACATTATTGAGCAGTTTCAAAG GTGTGACATAAAAACAGTAATTAACCTTCAGCGTCCTGGGGAGCATGCTAGCTGTGGCAACCCGCTGGAACAAGAAAGTGGCTTTACCTACCTTCCTGAAGCTTTCATGGAGGATGGAA tttatttttataattttggatGGAAGGATTATGGCGTGGCATCTCTCACTACTATACTGGATATGGTAAAAGTGATGGCTTTTGCCTTGCAGGAAGGGAGGGTAGCTGTTCATTGTCATGCAGGACTTGGCCGAACAG GTGTTTTGATAGCTTGTTACTTAGTTTTTGCAACAAGAATGACTGCAGATCAAGCAATTCTTTTTGTTAGGGCAAAAAGGCCTAATTCTATTCAAACCAGAGGACAGTTAGTATGTGTAAGAGAATTCACTCAATTTTTGATCCCTCTAAGAAATGTGTTTGCTTGCTGCGAGCCCAAAGCACATGCAGTTACTCTGTCCCAGTATCTGATCCGTCAGAGGCATCTGCTCCATGGTTATGAGAGTAGACATCTCAAGTATGTGCCAAAACTTATTCATCTAGTCTGCAAGCTGCTGTTGGACTTGGCTGAAAACAGGCAAGTGATAGAGGAGGAATTATTAGATATACCAGATCTCTCTTCTGAAATTGAAGAGGCTGTTTCTCAGTTGGACTCTACACAGCTAGATAAAGAGTTAACAAGACAGAACAGTGACACATCAGAGCCATTCTCCCACTCAGTAGTGGGAAATGTCACTTTTGAAACCCAGGATTCTGTTTTCTCCCATGAACACAAATATGATCCTCTTTGGAAGAGGCGGAATGTTGAATGCCTTCAGCCTTTGACTCATTCAAAAAGACGTCTAAGCTATAGTGACTCAGATTTAAGGAGAACTGCATTTCTCCTGGAACAAGGAGAAACTCCATGGACAGTGCCTGCACAAGTACCATTCTTTGACCAACTTAAGCAGCAGAACACTAGGGAACATTTTCTCTCTTCAGGCATTCAGTCTCCTCAGCTGGATTTAAACAAAGAGGCCTTAGTTCGTAGTACATTTATTTTCTGGAGTCAAGGTAAATTCAGTTTAGATGGACAAAACAATTTCTATACAAAAAAATCGCCAAAAGAAGTGCAGCGTAGTAAAACCTTTTCCTCAGGTTTTGAACGTGTACATAATGACAGGGAAGCAAGAACATCAAAATGTAGTTTTGCAAAGGACATTGGTCACAGAAAGAAGCGAGAGACTAATGTATATGGCAGAAGAGTTTGTGCATCTGAGGACTCTGATAATTCTGCTTTAGAAGAAAAATCATCTATTGGATATGAAAGTCAAGATAGTAAAGATCTATTGGAAGCAGTTCCATACATTGTTTTGCAATCAGAATTAAGTCTGGATGCACGAAGAATTTTGGCAGCTAAAGCCCTTGCAAATCTTAATGAATTTATGGATGAGGAGAAAGTGAAACAGAAGGTAGAAATGTGGCAG GAACAATATCAGACTATTCTTTGTATTTTCCATTGTGTAGtgaatttgcagacaataccagcTGATGTGGAGGAAGCCTTACTTACCCGGGCCATTAAAGCTTTCACTAAG ATGAGTTTggattctgaaaatggaccacaGGTTTACAACACTCTGAGAAAAGTATTTAAACAAATACTGGAAGCAAAAAGAAAGGAGGCCAAAAAAGAAACAGATAACCTCTCTTGA